A genomic window from Thunnus thynnus chromosome 12, fThuThy2.1, whole genome shotgun sequence includes:
- the snai2 gene encoding zinc finger protein SNAI2, with protein MPRSFLVKKHINSAKKPNYSELESPTVFITPHFYKGLPLPVIPQPEILSPAAYSPITVWTTSNLPLSPLPSDLSPISGYPSSLSDTSSKDHSGSESPRSDEDDQMLPKLTDPHGVEAEKFQCSLCSKSYSTYSGLLKHKQLHCDAQTRKSFSCKYCEKEYVSLGALKMHIRTHTLPCVCKICGKAFSRPWLLQGHIRTHTGEKPFSCPHCNRAFADRSNLRAHLQTHSDVKKYQCKNCSKTFSRMSLLHKHEESGCCVAH; from the exons ATGCCACGCTCTTTTCTGGTCAAGAAACACATAAACTCCGCAAAGAAGCCAAATTATAGTGAGCTGGAGAGCCCAACag TGTTCATCACGCCGCATTTCTACAAGGGCCTTCCCCTGCCTGTCATCCCCCAGCCGGAGATCCTGAGCCCGGCAGCGTACAGCCCCATCACAGTATGGACTACCAGCAACTTGCCGTTGTCTCCGCTACCCAGTGACCTCTCCCCCATCTCTGGATACCCTTCATCGCTCTCCGACACCTCCTCTAAAGACCACAGCGGCTCTGAGAGCCCGAGGAGTGATGAAGACGACCAGATGCTGCCCAAACTGACAGACCCTCACGGAGTGGAGGCAGAGAAATTCCAATGTAGTTTGTGTAGCAAGTCCTACTCCACGTACTCTGGACTGCTCAAGCATAAGCAACTGCACTGCGACGCGCAAACGAGGAAATCCTTCAGTTGTAAATATTGCGAGAAGGAGTATGTTAGCCTGGGAGCTCTCAAAATGCACATCAGGACTCACACTTTGCCTTGTGTTTGCAAAATATGCGGGAAAGCTTTCTCCAGACCGTGGCTGCTCCAAGGACACATCAGGACGCACACCG GAGAGAAGCCATTCTCCTGCCCTCACTGCAACAGGGCGTTTGCGGACAGGTCCAATCTCAGGGCTCACCTACAGACCCATTCGGATGTGAAAAAATACCAGTGCAAGAACTGCTCCAAAACCTTCTCCAGGATGTCTCTTCTGCACAAGCATGAGGAATCTGGTTGTTGTGTAGCACACTGA